The genomic segment CCTATTCCAAAATCAACATACCatgagatttaaaattaaatagtgGTGGAAGGAATCGGCCATTTGGCAAGCGAGTATTTGGATCACGAAGCTCATCAAAGAAAGGATGCGTCAGAGCATCTAACTGAACCACATAAAGCAAAATCTCAAATTACACAGACATTATCAGAAGATGAAAAACAGTCATTGCCAAACAGAATCTTGCAAAACTATTATCTGAAAGAGGGAACCAATGCTATATTTTTCCTAAGGTGAGATACTAAACGTTTGACAAGTTAGATACTCACAGCTGTGCACCGCAAGTTAGGGGAGTATTGTAGTAGTCTTGATACCAGATCAACAGCCTCTGGAGGCATGCGCTTGTGGAAGATCTAGTAGAagaaaaacatcaaatatatgttAGTACAGTGTTCAATAAAGATTTTTAAATGCGTTAATATGATGAGCTCAAGAATAAAGCATGAAATgctattaaatttatttgggATACCTTGTGCCATGGATGTGCTTTAATCTGTGGGAATTTAAATTCTGTATAGTTAGGGTTCATGCATTTAATCTCTTCCCTTGTTGGAGTGCCGAGAACCTATCAACACAAACAACAAATGGTATCATTCACATGCCTGTATGATGGATCAAATCATCAAATAGGtcatttcaatattaaaaactacaGAAAAATGAGATTGACAGTTCGAAACATTTGCAAATAAGAAACATGTACAACAGTAGTGAAACAAGTTAAACATCAGAAGATTACCTTTATAATCTCAACAAGCTGATCAACTCCACTCTCACCAGGGAACAAAGGCtgtgtaaaaagaaaatattgattttagttAAATATGCTAAACCACAAAAGTAAAAGAGATCACAGCACCAGCCACCAACCTGTCCAAGCAGCAGCTCAGCTAAGACACATCCAACAGACCAGATGTCAATGGCTGTAGTATATTCAGTTGCTCCAAATATAAGCTCAGGTGCTCTGTAATATCTAGAACATATGTATGATATATTTGGTTCGCCTTTTACCTGTCAAAGTCCAAACTAAGTAAGGAAAAATAAAGCTGACAATCTAGCTGCTATTCCCTATCACTAGCTCAGGAAAAAAGAAgtttaaatgaaaagaaattatttgagGAAGAGGCAGAAAAGCAGAGATATATATGTAACATACCAAAACCTTTGCACTTCCAAAGTCACATAATTTAACCTGGTGTGTGTGTGGATTGACCTGCGCAGAAAAACATCCAATTAGTATCTTCCACCCAACAGTCCAATCATCAGAGTTTCAATTCGTCATTTCCTATCTTTTAGCCACCCTAAACACAACCATAGCTATGAAGCATgagaaccaaaataaaatccAGATAAATAACCAAACAAAGGCCATACCAATAGATTTTGAGGCTTGATATCCCGATGGCAAACTCCAATACAACGATGAATATAAGATAATGCCCTAAAGATCTgcaatatatcaaaattattgtTAAAGCCTGAACATAGATGAAAGCTGAATTCAGGAAGGACAACAAGCATACCTGGTATGTATAGAGTTTCACATATATCAGAGGCATCCTTTGGTTCAACTTGTTGTAATGTTTGATCACACGATTAACTGTTTCAGGAACATACTCAAGTACCAAATTAAGGTAGAGTTCATCCTTTTCAGTTGTTGAAAAGAAACAGTGCTTCAAAGAGACAACATTTGGGTGGTCAAGAAGGCGCATTGTTTGCAGCTCCCGATTCTTGTACCTCTTGTCTTGAAGAACCTTTTTGATAGCCACGGTTTCACCAGTTTCCAAGCACTTAGCCTATAATCATACACAATGTCAGAACTAAGGGAACAATTATCTTCAATTGAGTTAAAAAGGCTAAAGAAACGCATCTCATTTAGTCAACTATAAACATGATTTTACCTGGAAGACAACACCAAACGATCCATGACCTACAACACGCTCTGCCATGTAGCTTATAGTCTGAAATATTAACAAGgatataaatttatgttgaaGTAATAAACATACATAGAAAAAAGTGGCGAGGAGTACAGTAGACTGTTAAATAGAATATCACAAACTACATCGGGGCACTATCATCCTATCCAACAATACCATGAGATTCATCAATCGGAAACCAATTGGCAAGAATAATCGCCAATCAAAAGAAGCGACAAAACACGTCACAGCAAGGAGTTATGTAAGACACCGTAAAAAGGTGCATCACAAGATCACGGCATTCTCATCCTATCCAATAGCATCATGAGCTTCATGAAACCAGACAGCAATGATATCACCAACCAGGTAAGACACGACAAAACAAGTTGCACACAGCAAGAAGTTATGGGAATGGACATAAAAAGATTATAGTCAGCAAACAGTGACTCGGCATCatagccaaattttgagaattattttttcattttttgactTCAAGGACAAACACAATCATTCTCAATTCAAATATCAATATTCTAAATCACAGCAGCTATAGAAATTGAGAAAACATTTgcataaataatatatgaaacTGGAGCATTGATTGTTTACAGCCTTTCATGGTAAACACAGCAAGTGAGATGGCACGTACACATTTAACAGACAGTagaaaaattaagagagaaCGTATACCTGCTTCGGCTGACCATTTCTACCCCCAATGGTAGTCACGATGATATGTCCGGTCTCCGTTCCATTGCCATCAACAACAGTGGCTTCCATTTCCTAAAAGACGAAGAAAATTGAAAGTAACTTAGcttgaaattcaaaatcaacCACAAAGACATTCCTGAAATAAagctaaaataagaaaaaggtgCAAATATTCATACTCTATCATCCCTAATTTTCATATCGTTCATCTCCTCCGGCAACCTATCAACACCTGCTGCTCCATGCCCACTAGCTTCTCTCAAACCCGAAGTTGGCGCCACACCAACGGATGTCATCTTCACTGAATCCCTTTCTCCGTTAACTTATGCTCATACACCTGCCAGAATGAACAATCACaccataattaaaaaaaatggacaactttttttgtttaatttaagcATTAAAAGTGGAATCAACAGACATAATAAAAACTGAACCAAATAGGAAAGTAGCACCGTTCGAAAAcgaattaaagaaacaaaaaacgCAAATCCCTTTTGTCCATAAATAAATATCCATTATgtgaaaaaggaaaacattAAAGCAACATAAAACTCCATCAATCTCACAGAACGCCACAAATCCATCCGAAAACTCCAACAGAAACAGAAACAggcaacaacaaaaaaaaatccctaAACAAACCTAAACCGAAGATCCCCGCAACTGAAGGTGAAATAACACGATCcgaacacacaaaacaaaattaacaaatgcAGAGCGTTCAAAACACAGGAAAAGCAGAAAGAAAAGCAGCGACGTCGGAGAAAAGAAAAGTTCGacggaagaggaagaaaatgaagaggagAAAATAGAGAGATAAGGAATCTAGAGTTTGGAATGGAAAAGAAGGAGGCGAAAAGGGCGGTTAGAAGGAAGAGAGGGTTAGATCCATGAGAGGCATACCCATGGCGTGTTTGGATTTGTGTGAGTAACAGTTGTTCTCTGCTTTTTTGTGTGGTGTGCTATAATGCGCTGGTGACAGTCAAAGAAGAAAACCAACCCATtctaactatttatttatttattattaattaaataattaattaaataattaattaaataattaaataattgtgtATTTTggagtaaataaaatatagaaaaatgtaaCCTAGTTTTCCCATCACTTTTGACCGTTCAAACTTCAAAGTTCAAACTCACTGTATTGAAATGGTAACAACTATTAATTGGCCACCGCGGCATGTGTGTTTTAGGCGCCTTCTTTAGTGCTCTCGTTTTTTTATAGTtccaaaaatcatatatatttataatatttacaacGACACGtgaaaaattacaaacaaatgaATAGacactttaataatttatattattattttgttctcAAATTAGCATGTCAAATAAATCAGTGAGCTCAATAATTTGTCTTAGAATATTTATGTGGACAAAATTTACAGTTATAcattcttcatattttttatgtaactTTTAAGTCTTCATAAATTTAGTTAATAATTAAAGTGATTAGATAAAGtctaattaattttgtttattttttatggacatgtattttgatgttttaaacaCTATCAGCATTGAATAAGATCaatgcaataaataaataaagatgtgGGTTcctttcataataaaatagtgTGAGAGTTTTAACTAAATAAAGATTTAtagtttatttagtttttaattttcaaaagaatCATTATAAGTAAAATGggttaatgaaattaataaagcAATCAAATAGTGTTTAccacaaattaatttaatctctaaaattaaatggtaagttaaattaatattaagagTTAGATTATtctctaaaataattaatctctcaaaattaataaaaatcataaaataataaatttgtaatttatttcctaaaaatcataaaataataaatttgtaatttatttccttattattaattgatgcttttcaaaatattaaattaaggcaataaatttataagtatttttgttgttcttttaaaagaaaaatacttttgaataataaatttagggttaaatatgtttttcgtcatTTAAGTATTAtatgattttggttttagtctctactcaaaattttgatggtttttagtcctcgtagttttgaaactcttagtATTAGTCCTTAGAAATAGATGGCGTTAAGTTTTAGTAAATGTGACAAACGGCGAGGCCAAGTTTGATGTCAGCTGTCGTGCTACATTGATTGTTTCGTTTTCCAAGTTGAACCTAACTTCGTCCTCTACGGCAACCCAGAAGCTTCCTGTTTTTGTCCCTCGCCCTCCACGCCCTCCAGCAGCACCGTGGCCAGAAGCATTCTCTTTTGTGGAAGGGGTCTCTGAAGAATACTTGTCTCTCTTAGTGATGTTTGGGTGCAAGAGTTTACTATGCTGGGACTTTGTCCCTGAATTCACTGACCTTGATCCACTTCCCTTCTCTCTGCCTTCACCCCTTCCTCAATGGCCACAAGGTATGTATGTCCTTAGCATTGActttctcaacaagcttttctcttcttcttctgaaTTTCATTCATGGGTTTCCTTTTTTCGCCCCTCTTTCTAATAGAGTTAATGAGTTTGGAACTTTCTGTTTTAATTGCACCAGAATCTAAACTTCATACATACTGTATCATTTGAAAAACAGTTTTTGTCTGCTAATTTGCTGAGTTATTTATAAACCACGGTTTTAGGAAGGTgcgattttttatttttggaggAGGGGTGGGGAGTTCAAAAGGTGCAGAATTTTAGTAAACTACAAAGGTGATTGAATCAAAAGGTGCAGACCCCTTCCTGGTCACGGTGCTGCTGGAGGGCGTGGAGGGCGAGGGGCAGAAACGGGAAGCTTCTGGGTTGCCGTAGAGGACGAAGTTAGGTTCAACTTGgaaaatgaaacaatcaacGTGGCACGACAGCTGGCATCAAACCTGGCCTCGCcatttgccacatctactaaaacttaaagccatccatttttaaggactagagtttcaaaactacgaggactaaaaaccatcaaagttttgaatagggactaaaaccaaaatcgtgtgatacttaagggacgaaaaacatatttaacccataaatttatttaaaaattcaaaagaagaaagatagaATATTGTTGTTTTATTACTAACTTGAATTGCTAATCATAATAGTAgtgtaatgtttttattttgttttcatctcTTACAATAATTTTCTAAGCATAGAGAAGTTATGAATAACAGTAAACTCAAACATATCtcattatcatattatataaatgaaaattactaaaatatcagtaaaatttaaaaaatatcaccatgataatatataaataggactattattaaatttctatgcttgtaaattttttttcagaaaatcttttgtttgaaaaaaaacatatcatGCATGATATGATTTCGATTATTATTCTACGTTTGGAACTTGTAGAAATtatgagaaaattatttaaatgcaGCTGCATATTCAAAATTCGGAATTAACGtggataatttatttaaaagtagtTATTATTAGTATAGAGTAGTAGAAACACATTATATAGTAATAGAATCACATGTAcgtaaatttatcttttttttataaataataaaaaattattatataatttattattagagacaactaattaaatttaaaaatatattaaaaataataataaaataaaatatactaaaaaataataaaattagtaaataataactgttgtaaaatgattataaaagtgaattaaaaaatgtttacaaaaaaaaggataaaataaaatatattatctaaaaGAATTAGTAAAGAATTGtatacactaaaataactattataaattaaatacaaaaatgaatataactaatatataaaaaataaaatcataacattTTTGTCCACAAAAAGTTTAATTAGTGAAACTTTAATACAtcaaaaaatgtttaattccaaataaaaatatatcaagcGTCATGtgaaaagtaatataatatatatatatatatatatatatatatatatatatatatatatatatatatatatatatatatataaaagattcaattataaaaaaaattaaaataaagtt from the Vigna angularis cultivar LongXiaoDou No.4 chromosome 3, ASM1680809v1, whole genome shotgun sequence genome contains:
- the LOC108325964 gene encoding glycogen synthase kinase-3 homolog MsK-1, with the protein product MTSVGVAPTSGLREASGHGAAGVDRLPEEMNDMKIRDDREMEATVVDGNGTETGHIIVTTIGGRNGQPKQTISYMAERVVGHGSFGVVFQAKCLETGETVAIKKVLQDKRYKNRELQTMRLLDHPNVVSLKHCFFSTTEKDELYLNLVLEYVPETVNRVIKHYNKLNQRMPLIYVKLYTYQIFRALSYIHRCIGVCHRDIKPQNLLVNPHTHQVKLCDFGSAKVLVKGEPNISYICSRYYRAPELIFGATEYTTAIDIWSVGCVLAELLLGQPLFPGESGVDQLVEIIKVLGTPTREEIKCMNPNYTEFKFPQIKAHPWHKIFHKRMPPEAVDLVSRLLQYSPNLRCTALDALTHPFFDELRDPNTRLPNGRFLPPLFNFKSHELKGVPAEILVKLVPEHARKQCPFLGL